In Verrucomicrobiota bacterium, one DNA window encodes the following:
- a CDS encoding winged helix-turn-helix transcriptional regulator → MKSRLLKRVVKSQKYQILTSIKKSNGGLSVAELCEKIGLSYMGIKQHCISLEKDGYLDCWRRPKGMGRPEKAYRLTALAQEFFPTQFTELTLSILAASDKMFGPSSGDKVLYSIYQDVAEDYLKKIKASDPINRAHQLASLRDDDGYMSEVIFKEEEQTFEIVEYNSPVIGISDHFPIIQSLEEQLFQKVLGMPVKRSEQRTSGLYKCTFQIDSPIKFHTQDKIMQQVAVA, encoded by the coding sequence ATGAAGAGTCGTTTGCTGAAAAGAGTTGTCAAAAGTCAAAAATATCAAATCTTGACATCCATCAAGAAAAGTAATGGGGGACTGTCCGTTGCTGAACTTTGTGAAAAGATTGGTTTATCTTACATGGGGATCAAGCAGCACTGTATATCTCTTGAGAAAGACGGGTACCTTGATTGTTGGAGACGTCCAAAAGGAATGGGTCGTCCTGAGAAAGCCTACCGCCTGACGGCTCTGGCCCAAGAGTTCTTCCCGACACAATTTACCGAGCTCACACTGTCGATATTGGCAGCATCTGATAAAATGTTTGGTCCAAGCTCCGGTGACAAAGTCCTCTATTCGATTTATCAGGACGTCGCAGAAGATTACCTCAAAAAAATCAAAGCCAGCGATCCTATTAACAGGGCTCATCAATTAGCTTCACTCCGTGACGATGATGGTTATATGAGCGAGGTTATTTTTAAGGAAGAAGAGCAGACTTTTGAGATTGTCGAATACAACTCCCCTGTTATCGGGATCTCTGATCATTTTCCTATTATTCAATCCTTAGAAGAGCAACTTTTCCAAAAAGTCCTCGGAATGCCAGTGAAGCGTTCGGAACAAAGAACATCAGGATTGTATAAGTGTACCTTCCAGATTGATTCCCCGATTAAATTCCATACCCAAGACAAGATCATGCAGCAAGTCGCTGTAGCTTAA
- the argJ gene encoding bifunctional glutamate N-acetyltransferase/amino-acid acetyltransferase ArgJ, with amino-acid sequence MEKFTEIKGGITAPLGFTASGIYAGIKATNKTKRDIAVIFSEVPCVAAGKFTTNQVKAAPVKVSIKNVKNKQAYAIIANSGNANACTGVRGVEDAKKMISATAKALGVKDSEVLICSTGRIGVFMPIQKIEEGITKAVKKLSRNGSKDAAEAIMTSDSCKKEVALSFQINGKRVTIGAIAKGAGMIDPNMATMLCFITTDASIDKKSLDRALGIAVEQSFNSITVDGDMSTNDTVLLLANGLAENEALTPAHPEFSKFQNALNTITRKLALMIVADGEGISRVVEVVVKGASSHRDAKLAAESVANSSLVKCAWCGGDPNWGRIMDAIGYSSAKIKEECVDIYYDGSCAVQNGIVSKTPVEKLRKIVKKPRFTITINLHLGSGEHTVYASDITEKYVELNKSE; translated from the coding sequence ATGGAAAAATTCACTGAAATCAAAGGTGGCATCACCGCCCCGCTCGGATTTACCGCCTCGGGTATTTATGCCGGAATCAAGGCCACAAATAAGACCAAGAGGGATATCGCCGTCATTTTCTCGGAGGTACCCTGTGTTGCAGCGGGAAAATTCACAACAAATCAGGTCAAAGCCGCACCGGTCAAAGTTTCAATCAAAAATGTAAAAAATAAACAGGCCTATGCCATTATCGCCAATAGCGGCAATGCGAATGCTTGTACAGGCGTCCGAGGTGTCGAAGACGCAAAGAAAATGATTTCTGCCACCGCAAAAGCTTTGGGGGTAAAGGATTCCGAGGTCTTGATCTGTTCCACAGGACGGATTGGTGTTTTTATGCCCATCCAGAAAATCGAGGAAGGAATCACCAAAGCCGTCAAAAAACTCTCCCGGAATGGGAGCAAAGATGCTGCCGAGGCGATTATGACCAGTGATTCTTGTAAAAAGGAAGTCGCCTTATCATTTCAAATCAATGGTAAACGCGTCACCATTGGTGCCATCGCCAAAGGTGCGGGAATGATCGACCCGAATATGGCGACCATGTTATGTTTTATCACGACAGATGCCTCCATTGACAAAAAATCCCTCGATAGGGCACTAGGTATAGCGGTGGAACAATCCTTTAACAGCATCACCGTGGATGGTGACATGAGCACGAATGATACGGTTTTGCTCCTCGCTAATGGTCTCGCAGAAAATGAGGCACTCACACCTGCCCATCCTGAATTTTCAAAATTCCAGAATGCACTTAATACCATCACACGCAAACTCGCCCTGATGATCGTGGCCGACGGAGAAGGAATCTCAAGGGTTGTAGAAGTCGTTGTCAAAGGGGCCAGTAGTCATCGTGATGCAAAACTCGCCGCCGAAAGTGTCGCAAACTCAAGTCTCGTCAAATGTGCTTGGTGCGGTGGCGACCCAAATTGGGGAAGGATTATGGATGCCATCGGTTATTCCTCAGCCAAGATCAAAGAGGAATGCGTGGATATTTATTATGACGGGTCATGTGCCGTGCAAAATGGTATCGTTTCAAAAACACCGGTCGAAAAACTAAGGAAAATCGTCAAAAAACCACGTTTCACCATCACCATTAACCTTCATTTGGGATCGGGCGAACATACGGTTTATGCCAGTGATATCACGGAAAAGTATGTCGAACTCAATAAATCCGAATAA
- the argC gene encoding N-acetyl-gamma-glutamyl-phosphate reductase, whose product MKNKIKVAVIGASGYSGEQLVALLVNHPHVELTTVTSRQYAGRNLSDVFPSLHYRGDLCFTEPDIDAISKNAEAVFLALPHGVASDFACPLVEKGLKIFDLSADFRLRSADTYQEFYQHDHPAPALLQKAVYGSPEIYRKEIKSSSLIACPGCYPTSILLPTIPLLEKGWIDPERITADSLSGVSGAGRKAELDYLFVECNESLRAYGVPKHRHLSEIEQELSLAQKRAFPEIAKPVVISFTPHLMPVSRGILTTLYFEMSPTFKDLFLSDKANASLGITNLYQEKYGNEPFVSFLGDTRLPDTKNVVRTNFIEISFKLDWRMNRILAFSAIDNIVKGASGQAVQAFNISYQLPETTGLI is encoded by the coding sequence GTGAAAAACAAAATCAAAGTTGCTGTCATCGGTGCTTCTGGGTATTCGGGGGAACAATTAGTCGCCCTCCTCGTCAATCATCCCCATGTCGAATTAACAACAGTTACTTCACGCCAGTATGCCGGCAGAAATCTCAGTGACGTTTTCCCCTCCCTACATTACCGGGGTGACCTTTGTTTTACTGAACCCGATATTGATGCTATCAGCAAAAATGCTGAAGCGGTATTCCTCGCCCTCCCCCATGGAGTCGCGTCGGATTTTGCCTGTCCTCTTGTGGAAAAGGGTTTGAAAATATTCGATCTGAGTGCTGATTTTAGGCTCAGATCAGCTGACACTTATCAGGAATTCTACCAGCACGACCATCCAGCACCGGCCCTCCTCCAAAAGGCCGTCTACGGTTCCCCTGAAATATACCGTAAAGAAATCAAGTCATCCTCCCTCATAGCTTGCCCTGGCTGTTATCCCACGAGTATATTATTGCCGACTATCCCGCTCTTGGAAAAAGGATGGATTGATCCTGAGCGGATCACAGCCGATAGTCTCAGCGGTGTGTCCGGCGCGGGGCGGAAGGCGGAGTTAGACTACCTCTTTGTGGAGTGTAATGAAAGCCTCCGGGCTTATGGTGTACCAAAGCACCGGCATTTATCCGAGATTGAGCAAGAGCTCTCACTTGCTCAAAAGAGGGCTTTCCCGGAAATAGCAAAACCTGTAGTCATTAGTTTCACCCCCCACCTGATGCCAGTGAGCCGTGGAATATTGACCACCCTTTATTTTGAAATGAGTCCGACCTTTAAGGATTTATTCCTCTCAGATAAGGCAAATGCTTCCTTAGGAATCACAAATCTCTATCAAGAAAAATACGGGAATGAACCCTTTGTATCATTTCTCGGTGACACCCGTTTACCGGACACAAAAAATGTCGTCAGGACAAATTTTATCGAAATATCATTCAAACTGGACTGGCGGATGAATCGGATATTGGCCTTTTCAGCCATTGATAACATAGTCAAAGGAGCCTCAGGCCAAGCCGTCCAGGCCTTTAATATTTCTTATCAACTACCAGAAACAACCGGACTGATTTAA